A window from Actinomycetospora corticicola encodes these proteins:
- a CDS encoding DUF1990 family protein, producing the protein MRTMRLSPVSDPATDLAEIARLELNYDPSTTSGTGWHHDRLRHTLATEAPGPPTPGGAWEIACALVHDYEFADRWIMSALFHGDAPLKGRDMLLEGRFVVLRFPMGVRVDTVVDETRARADGTEERVWGWSYQTLGRHLERGRLVYEVVKNTTTGRVEFVITGVSSRASIPNPVIALGFLVFGRYTQRRFYRAVAAKLEERVRDVLAGQPRPTPAHVGPGDIVRAPSA; encoded by the coding sequence ATGCGGACCATGCGGCTGAGCCCGGTGTCCGATCCGGCGACCGACCTCGCCGAGATCGCGCGCCTCGAGCTGAACTACGACCCGTCGACGACGAGCGGCACGGGGTGGCACCACGACCGGCTCCGGCACACGCTCGCGACGGAGGCACCCGGCCCGCCCACGCCCGGCGGGGCGTGGGAGATCGCGTGCGCGCTGGTGCACGACTACGAGTTCGCCGACCGCTGGATCATGTCTGCGCTGTTCCACGGCGACGCGCCGCTGAAGGGCCGCGACATGCTGCTCGAGGGGCGCTTCGTGGTGCTGCGCTTCCCCATGGGCGTGCGGGTGGACACCGTGGTCGACGAGACCCGGGCCCGCGCCGACGGCACCGAGGAACGGGTGTGGGGCTGGAGCTACCAGACCCTCGGCCGGCACCTGGAGCGCGGTCGCCTGGTCTACGAGGTCGTCAAGAACACGACGACGGGGCGGGTCGAGTTCGTCATCACCGGCGTCTCGTCCCGCGCGTCGATCCCGAACCCGGTGATCGCGCTCGGCTTCCTCGTCTTCGGCCGGTACACCCAGCGGCGCTTCTACCGGGCGGTCGCGGCGAAGCTGGAGGAGCGGGTCCGGGACGTCCTGGCCGGGCAGCCTCGGCCCACCCCGGCGCACGTCGGGCCGGGCGACATCGTGCGGGCCCCCTCCGCCTGA
- a CDS encoding acyltransferase family protein, with protein MTLLDERPTTVRSAEPTGRLLRPAASGERRLSWDVIRVLAVLSVVVQHATYTAQGVMPWLAAPPFIWSVEAGANTLMVVSAFFICVTVAKRRPGRWWYQRIARLLPAYLVAVLVTYGATLVAADYGYWRPGVRDLVGNLLLVQGFDPAVTYMDHSYWTLPLQLGVFSLVALTVGLLGRDLWRRPGVLPALAWFGVITPVLLATYATGWLKFLSDGFVMWRWQLFAIGLAMWLASTRRISLTHLAALTAAGVLAEAVITPDTDSTIVLAAACLLVAAATLGPDWDFLRIGPLPRIIGWAAGVSYGVYLMNQQIGYFFAWLAQDYAGVTGWGRLLGVLVLAFVLGWLLTRCVERPAFRALTRRREGAQARGKDRAASSSISFSSGAPADTRTPVG; from the coding sequence ATGACGCTCCTCGACGAACGCCCCACCACGGTCCGCAGCGCCGAGCCCACGGGTCGGCTGCTGCGTCCCGCCGCGTCGGGTGAGCGGCGACTGTCGTGGGACGTGATCCGGGTCCTCGCGGTGCTCTCGGTCGTGGTGCAGCACGCCACCTACACCGCCCAGGGCGTGATGCCGTGGCTCGCGGCCCCGCCGTTCATCTGGAGCGTCGAGGCCGGCGCGAACACCCTCATGGTGGTCTCGGCCTTCTTCATCTGCGTCACCGTCGCGAAGCGCCGGCCCGGCCGCTGGTGGTACCAGCGCATCGCCCGCCTGCTGCCCGCCTACCTCGTCGCCGTGCTCGTCACCTACGGCGCGACCCTGGTCGCCGCCGACTACGGCTACTGGCGGCCCGGGGTGCGGGACCTGGTCGGCAACCTCCTGCTCGTGCAGGGATTCGACCCGGCCGTGACGTACATGGACCACTCCTACTGGACGCTGCCGCTGCAGCTCGGGGTGTTCAGCCTGGTGGCGCTCACGGTCGGCCTGCTCGGCCGCGACCTCTGGCGCCGCCCGGGCGTGCTGCCCGCGCTCGCGTGGTTCGGCGTCATCACGCCCGTCCTGCTCGCCACCTACGCGACCGGCTGGCTGAAGTTCCTCTCCGACGGCTTCGTCATGTGGCGCTGGCAGCTCTTCGCCATCGGGCTCGCGATGTGGCTGGCGAGCACGCGGCGCATCTCGCTGACCCACCTGGCCGCGCTCACCGCCGCCGGGGTCCTCGCCGAGGCCGTCATCACCCCGGACACCGACTCCACGATCGTGCTCGCGGCGGCCTGCCTGCTGGTCGCCGCCGCGACGCTGGGCCCGGACTGGGACTTCCTGCGCATCGGCCCGCTCCCGCGGATCATCGGCTGGGCCGCGGGCGTCTCCTACGGCGTCTACCTGATGAACCAGCAGATCGGCTACTTCTTCGCCTGGCTCGCGCAGGACTACGCGGGCGTCACGGGGTGGGGCCGGCTGCTCGGGGTGCTCGTGCTGGCCTTCGTGCTCGGGTGGCTCCTCACCCGGTGCGTCGAGCGACCCGCGTTCCGGGCCCTGACCCGTCGTCGGGAAGGGGCTCAGGCGCGCGGGAAGGACCGCGCGGCCTCGAGCAGCATCTCGTTCTCGTCAGGCGCGCCCGCGGACACGCGCACCCCCGTGGGGTGA
- a CDS encoding zinc-binding dehydrogenase gives MKATLIYGAGDIRVEEVPDPKLENPTDAIVRITHSCICGSDLWPYKNREATEQGGRIGHEFIGVVEETGSDISRVKQGDVVVAPFFYADGTCEYCQAGLTTACPNGSAWGAETDGGQGEAARVPFADHSLMKLDVPVESELMPSLLTLSDVFGTGHHAAVSARVEPGKDVVVVGDGAVGLLAVLAAKRLGAERIVLMGHHKARTDLGREFGATDVVEERGEEGEQKVRDVLGTDGAHSTIEAVGYDQSLSTALNVTKPGGFVGIVGVPQSGTIPNAGRKFGANITIAGGIAPTQANMHELLPDVMDGKIEPGRVFDRTIGLDETPEGYQAMNDREALKVLVRP, from the coding sequence ATGAAGGCGACACTGATCTACGGAGCAGGCGACATCCGGGTCGAGGAGGTCCCCGACCCGAAGCTGGAGAACCCGACCGACGCCATCGTCCGGATCACGCACTCCTGCATCTGCGGCTCCGACCTGTGGCCGTACAAGAACCGCGAGGCGACCGAGCAGGGTGGCCGCATCGGCCACGAGTTCATCGGGGTCGTCGAGGAGACCGGGTCGGACATCAGCCGGGTGAAGCAGGGCGACGTCGTCGTGGCGCCGTTCTTCTACGCCGACGGCACCTGTGAGTACTGCCAGGCCGGTCTGACCACGGCGTGCCCGAACGGCAGCGCGTGGGGCGCGGAGACCGACGGCGGCCAGGGCGAGGCGGCCCGGGTGCCGTTCGCCGACCACTCTCTGATGAAGCTCGACGTGCCGGTCGAGTCGGAGCTCATGCCGAGCCTGCTGACGCTCTCCGACGTCTTCGGCACCGGCCACCACGCCGCGGTGTCGGCGCGGGTGGAGCCGGGCAAGGACGTCGTCGTCGTGGGTGACGGGGCGGTCGGCCTGCTCGCCGTCCTCGCGGCGAAGCGCCTCGGCGCCGAGCGGATCGTCCTCATGGGCCACCACAAGGCCCGTACCGACCTCGGGCGCGAGTTCGGCGCCACCGACGTCGTCGAGGAGCGCGGCGAGGAGGGCGAGCAGAAGGTCCGTGACGTCCTCGGCACCGACGGCGCGCACTCGACGATCGAGGCCGTGGGCTACGACCAGTCGCTCTCGACGGCGTTGAACGTGACGAAGCCGGGCGGGTTCGTCGGGATCGTCGGCGTGCCGCAGAGCGGCACCATCCCGAACGCCGGGCGGAAGTTCGGCGCGAACATCACGATCGCCGGCGGCATCGCGCCGACCCAGGCGAACATGCACGAGCTCCTGCCCGACGTCATGGACGGGAAGATCGAGCCGGGCAGGGTCTTCGACCGGACCATCGGGCTCGACGAGACCCCCGAGGGCTACCAGGCGATGAACGACCGCGAGGCGCTCAAGGTGTTGGTGCGTCCCTGA
- a CDS encoding plasmid mobilization protein, producing MSDESIYRAVEAEAKHYDDNPDGDEWEPVPAPVPASAASRRQLRSVLSVRFAPEELDRIKAEADREGVTVSSYVRAVTLGSVSGVSKQQGDWMSTSNGSHQVIFRANHHVGETFSEVFLRHGNDGVIPTSSLSTTT from the coding sequence GTGTCTGATGAGTCGATCTATCGCGCCGTTGAAGCTGAGGCCAAGCACTACGACGACAACCCAGATGGCGACGAGTGGGAGCCGGTGCCCGCTCCCGTGCCTGCCTCAGCTGCCTCCCGGCGCCAGCTTCGGTCGGTCCTGTCCGTGCGCTTTGCGCCGGAGGAACTCGATCGCATCAAGGCGGAGGCAGATCGAGAGGGCGTCACCGTCTCTTCTTATGTTCGCGCGGTCACTCTAGGTTCCGTGTCTGGAGTATCGAAGCAGCAGGGTGATTGGATGTCCACGAGTAATGGTTCGCACCAGGTGATCTTCCGCGCTAACCACCATGTCGGGGAGACGTTCTCCGAAGTTTTCCTCCGGCACGGGAATGACGGTGTAATTCCGACTTCTTCATTGTCGACCACGACCTAG
- a CDS encoding dienelactone hydrolase family protein: protein MTTRTETIPLVDGSELTMTVGESDGTPVRGGIVVLHSSQGVTERTEAIVDGLADEGWLAVAPHLFHGSGSAGEVSGVSVLADSDASFGWLADRGVAADLMGVLGFDLGATAALVVASKRSLGAVVTVAAAGVAQPLADGLPPLLDVVGELTCPWLGLYGESGDPVDPEDVDRLREAAHASGAVVDVIVYPAAEHRFDDPSDASTVVPDDDEAEGGEGTRSEARHRVLNWFDAHLR from the coding sequence ATGACGACCCGCACGGAGACGATCCCGCTCGTCGACGGCTCCGAACTCACGATGACGGTCGGGGAGTCGGACGGCACCCCGGTCCGCGGCGGGATCGTGGTCCTGCACTCCTCGCAGGGCGTCACCGAACGCACCGAGGCCATCGTGGACGGCCTCGCCGACGAGGGCTGGCTCGCGGTGGCCCCGCACCTGTTCCACGGCTCCGGCTCGGCCGGGGAGGTCTCCGGGGTGTCGGTCCTGGCGGATTCCGACGCCTCGTTCGGGTGGTTGGCCGACCGCGGCGTCGCGGCCGACCTGATGGGCGTCCTCGGCTTCGACCTCGGCGCCACCGCGGCCCTCGTCGTGGCCTCCAAGCGCTCGCTCGGCGCCGTCGTCACGGTCGCCGCCGCCGGCGTGGCCCAGCCCCTGGCCGACGGGCTGCCGCCGCTGCTCGACGTGGTCGGGGAGCTGACCTGCCCCTGGCTGGGGCTCTACGGCGAGTCCGGGGACCCGGTCGACCCCGAGGACGTGGACCGGCTGCGCGAGGCGGCGCACGCCTCGGGGGCCGTCGTCGACGTGATCGTCTACCCGGCCGCCGAGCACCGGTTCGACGACCCGTCCGACGCCTCCACCGTCGTCCCCGACGACGACGAGGCCGAGGGCGGGGAGGGGACCAGGAGCGAGGCCCGGCACCGCGTGCTGAACTGGTTCGACGCGCACCTGAGGTAG
- a CDS encoding WhiB family transcriptional regulator, whose product MGWQKNAACRDTDPELFFPASDDDTSVLVARHRIAVAPICSACPVATGCLRWALDTGQDHGLWAATTPTDRRAIRRARLAGTPDPVADTDPMCPACALLFPMPAVDGDLCSRCTERNAA is encoded by the coding sequence ATGGGCTGGCAGAAGAACGCGGCGTGCCGCGACACCGACCCGGAGCTGTTCTTCCCCGCCTCCGACGACGACACGAGCGTGCTCGTGGCCCGCCACCGCATCGCCGTGGCCCCGATCTGCTCGGCCTGCCCCGTGGCGACCGGCTGCCTGCGCTGGGCGCTCGACACCGGCCAGGACCACGGCCTGTGGGCCGCCACCACCCCCACTGACCGGCGCGCGATCCGCCGCGCCCGCCTCGCTGGCACCCCCGACCCGGTCGCCGACACCGATCCGATGTGCCCGGCCTGCGCGCTGCTCTTCCCGATGCCCGCGGTCGACGGCGACCTGTGCTCGCGCTGCACCGAGAGGAACGCGGCATGA
- a CDS encoding tyrosine-type recombinase/integrase has protein sequence MSGQNANGEGSVWLRTDGRWCAAAYVPVVGGGRRRVYGYGKTRQEARRKLRELLDKAEKNVPVAPASLTVATFLDEWLIYLKPHVRPSTWVGYETNVRLHVVPRIGKKKLTALSVRDVREVLVDGMRSDGHGARVIQYAHATVRAALEHAFREELVPRNVAKMVRVARPAKQSTTEPMTVDEAKAFLRAVAPDRLAAMWTVLVMLGLRRSEVCALEWEDVDFGARSLRIAKSLHRTGGRLQELPTKTRRSTRTVPLPGRVLYALAAHHVTAQLVGAEPGRPTRPKGYVFVTRNGTPFDPANITHMFGDLCAEHGLRRVRLHDLRHTCVSLLLALGIHPRVVMEIVGHSAIEMTMNVYGHVNLDTQRAALDALDDEMEA, from the coding sequence GTGAGCGGCCAGAACGCCAACGGCGAGGGCAGCGTGTGGCTGCGGACCGACGGTCGATGGTGCGCGGCGGCCTACGTCCCGGTCGTCGGCGGCGGTCGTCGTCGCGTGTACGGCTACGGGAAGACCCGTCAGGAGGCGCGCCGCAAGCTCCGCGAGCTGCTCGACAAGGCCGAGAAGAACGTCCCCGTAGCTCCGGCGAGCCTGACCGTCGCCACCTTCCTCGACGAGTGGCTGATCTACCTCAAGCCGCACGTGCGGCCGTCGACCTGGGTGGGGTACGAGACCAACGTCCGGCTCCACGTCGTGCCGAGGATCGGGAAGAAGAAGCTCACGGCGCTGTCGGTGCGGGACGTCCGGGAAGTGCTCGTCGACGGGATGCGCTCCGACGGGCACGGCGCTCGGGTGATCCAGTACGCCCACGCCACGGTGCGGGCTGCCCTGGAGCACGCCTTTCGGGAGGAGCTGGTGCCCAGGAACGTTGCGAAGATGGTGCGCGTCGCTCGCCCGGCCAAGCAGTCGACCACGGAACCGATGACGGTCGACGAGGCCAAGGCCTTCCTCCGCGCGGTCGCACCGGACCGGCTCGCGGCGATGTGGACCGTGCTCGTCATGCTCGGCCTGCGCCGCTCCGAGGTCTGCGCGCTGGAGTGGGAGGACGTCGACTTCGGCGCCCGGTCGCTCCGGATCGCGAAGAGCCTCCACCGGACCGGTGGCCGGCTCCAGGAGCTACCCACCAAGACCCGACGCTCGACGCGGACCGTGCCCCTGCCAGGTCGGGTCCTCTACGCCCTGGCCGCCCACCACGTGACTGCCCAGCTGGTGGGCGCCGAGCCCGGACGCCCGACCCGGCCGAAGGGCTATGTGTTCGTCACCCGCAACGGCACTCCGTTCGACCCGGCCAACATCACGCACATGTTCGGCGACCTCTGTGCCGAGCACGGCCTCCGCCGGGTGCGGCTGCACGACCTCCGACACACCTGCGTGAGCCTGCTGCTCGCGCTCGGCATCCACCCGCGGGTCGTCATGGAGATCGTCGGCCACTCCGCGATCGAGATGACCATGAACGTCTACGGCCACGTCAACCTCGACACCCAGCGCGCTGCCCTGGACGCCCTCGACGACGAGATGGAGGCCTGA
- the hisC gene encoding histidinol-phosphate transaminase has translation MTPLRPDLSSLPAYVAGRTVPGAVKLASNEVALPPHPHVQQAVAEAVAVANRYPDITVTTLTQRLADHLGVAPERIATGCGSVALCGQLVAAVCSPGDEVVFAWRSFEAYPIVSVIGHATPVPVPNTAGHEHDLEAMLAAITDRTRIVFVCNPNNPTGTAIRRRELVDFMARVPEHVLVVLDEAYAEFVSDEEIPDGLTLLDAHPHVAVLRTFSKAHRLAGLRVGYAVTAPDLASALRSVSVPFSVSAPAQAAALAALDVLDDLLADARAAAAEARRMAAELRAAGFEVPETQANFCWLPLGERTQAFAEHALDHKVVVRAFHPTGVRVSAGAPDENEMLLEAARSFPRA, from the coding sequence GTGACACCGCTGCGTCCGGACCTCTCGTCGCTGCCCGCCTACGTCGCCGGTCGCACCGTCCCGGGTGCGGTCAAGCTGGCGAGCAACGAGGTCGCGCTGCCGCCGCACCCCCACGTGCAGCAGGCGGTGGCCGAGGCCGTCGCCGTGGCGAACCGGTACCCGGACATCACGGTCACCACGCTGACGCAGCGCCTCGCCGACCACCTCGGGGTCGCCCCGGAACGGATCGCGACCGGGTGCGGCTCGGTGGCGCTGTGCGGGCAACTGGTCGCGGCCGTCTGCTCGCCGGGCGACGAGGTGGTGTTCGCCTGGCGCTCGTTCGAGGCCTACCCGATCGTCTCCGTGATCGGGCACGCGACGCCCGTGCCGGTGCCGAACACCGCGGGGCACGAGCACGACCTCGAGGCCATGCTCGCGGCGATCACCGACCGCACGCGGATCGTCTTCGTCTGCAACCCGAACAACCCGACGGGCACCGCGATCCGTCGTCGGGAACTGGTCGACTTCATGGCGCGGGTGCCGGAGCACGTGCTCGTCGTGCTCGACGAGGCCTACGCCGAGTTCGTGTCCGACGAGGAGATTCCGGACGGCCTCACGCTGCTCGACGCGCACCCCCACGTCGCGGTGCTCCGCACGTTCTCCAAGGCGCACCGGCTCGCGGGCCTGCGGGTCGGCTACGCGGTCACGGCGCCCGACCTCGCCTCCGCGCTGCGCAGCGTGTCGGTGCCCTTCTCCGTCTCGGCCCCGGCGCAGGCGGCCGCGCTCGCGGCGCTCGACGTCCTCGACGACCTGCTCGCCGACGCCCGGGCCGCGGCTGCGGAGGCCCGGCGGATGGCCGCGGAGCTGCGCGCGGCGGGCTTCGAGGTCCCGGAGACGCAGGCGAACTTCTGCTGGCTGCCGCTGGGGGAGCGCACGCAGGCCTTCGCCGAGCACGCGCTCGACCACAAGGTGGTCGTCCGGGCCTTTCACCCCACGGGGGTGCGCGTGTCCGCGGGCGCGCCTGACGAGAACGAGATGCTGCTCGAGGCCGCGCGGTCCTTCCCGCGCGCCTGA
- a CDS encoding DUF6941 family protein, whose protein sequence is MIADFAQVHGGKLFVSGGAINLLAPLRPEAPFAVNFAVALSITIPWQATNQMHRLAVSISDTDGELVPMGDELPPGAAAEDRGKFLAEFNMGRSPIMVPGEESVLPVAIPLLGLPLPHPGSYQVIAELDGSEEARRTVRLLDPNSQGRWGQGF, encoded by the coding sequence ATGATCGCCGACTTCGCTCAGGTGCACGGAGGGAAGCTGTTCGTCTCCGGCGGAGCGATCAACCTCCTTGCGCCGCTCCGCCCCGAGGCACCCTTCGCGGTGAACTTCGCCGTCGCACTGTCGATCACGATTCCGTGGCAGGCCACAAACCAGATGCACCGTCTCGCAGTGTCGATCTCCGACACCGACGGAGAGCTCGTGCCTATGGGGGACGAACTGCCTCCAGGAGCTGCCGCGGAAGATCGTGGGAAGTTCCTGGCAGAGTTCAACATGGGTCGCTCGCCAATCATGGTTCCCGGCGAGGAATCCGTCCTGCCCGTTGCAATCCCACTCTTGGGTCTTCCACTTCCACATCCCGGCAGTTACCAGGTCATCGCCGAGCTTGACGGCAGCGAGGAAGCTCGGCGAACCGTCCGCTTGCTCGACCCAAACTCACAAGGCAGATGGGGTCAAGGCTTCTAG
- a CDS encoding AAA family ATPase, with product MSQAPERLTRGTSAESIARHLRTEIESGTYRHEQQLPSTRALAAEWETSVATVTRAMQMLTAEGLVISRDRSSRVVNYPGEERRARQETEAPTILVIGGYAGSGKSELGRIIARLTGWPLFDKDSATRPVVEMALVELGSAPSDRESDLYLSKVRPAEYEALRTLTAENVACGNSAIMTAPFIRELRDEAWTRHMAADAEALGATLRVIWIRADADTMQTYIRRRGAARDTHKLAHWDDYLQGVDQDFTPTLPYAVIDNSLSSPPLQEQARELLTAWGVL from the coding sequence ATGTCCCAGGCCCCGGAGCGGTTGACCCGCGGCACGAGCGCGGAGTCCATCGCGCGGCATCTGCGGACCGAGATCGAGTCCGGCACCTACCGCCACGAGCAGCAGCTCCCCAGCACCCGCGCTCTCGCCGCGGAGTGGGAGACCAGCGTGGCCACGGTGACCCGGGCGATGCAGATGCTTACCGCCGAGGGTCTGGTCATCTCCCGCGACCGCTCCAGCCGGGTGGTGAACTACCCGGGGGAGGAGCGCCGAGCTCGCCAGGAGACCGAGGCCCCGACGATCCTCGTGATCGGCGGCTACGCCGGATCCGGCAAGAGCGAACTCGGGCGGATCATCGCTCGCCTCACCGGCTGGCCCCTGTTCGACAAGGACAGCGCCACCCGACCGGTCGTCGAGATGGCGCTGGTGGAACTCGGCAGCGCCCCCAGTGACCGCGAGTCCGACCTCTATCTGTCCAAGGTCCGCCCCGCCGAGTACGAGGCCCTACGGACCCTGACCGCCGAGAACGTCGCCTGCGGCAACTCCGCGATCATGACCGCGCCGTTCATCCGCGAGCTGCGCGACGAAGCCTGGACTCGGCACATGGCTGCCGACGCCGAAGCTCTCGGCGCGACCCTGCGCGTCATCTGGATCAGAGCCGACGCCGACACCATGCAGACCTACATCCGCCGCCGGGGCGCTGCGCGGGACACCCACAAGCTCGCGCACTGGGACGACTACCTCCAGGGCGTCGACCAGGACTTCACGCCGACCCTGCCCTACGCGGTCATCGACAATTCGCTGTCGTCCCCGCCGCTGCAGGAGCAGGCACGAGAGTTGCTGACGGCGTGGGGAGTCCTGTGA
- a CDS encoding thermonuclease family protein, giving the protein MRTAYKVWSGIAAGVFCLVAISDLSDGGTSTTAAPAAVSAPAAPRYVAPAAAAPVAAPEPTGDTVTVTDVVDGETFVAGGQRIRILGIDACDASTYGGRQATSTAETYLEGQQVTLRTEPGVEKDRNGRLLRYVDTSAGDYGTLAVTYDHTQADGASKADPTYLDELRSADPNGRTCSAPETSSPSSSSDDDDHVYVPLPRRGDNGLPDGALTGGYCAKKWWC; this is encoded by the coding sequence GTGCGCACGGCATACAAGGTCTGGTCCGGGATCGCGGCAGGGGTGTTCTGCCTCGTCGCGATCAGTGACCTGTCGGACGGCGGGACGAGCACGACGGCGGCCCCGGCCGCGGTCAGCGCCCCCGCGGCTCCCAGGTACGTGGCCCCCGCCGCGGCGGCACCGGTTGCGGCGCCCGAGCCGACCGGGGACACCGTGACGGTCACCGACGTCGTCGACGGCGAGACCTTCGTCGCGGGCGGGCAGCGCATCCGGATCCTCGGCATCGACGCCTGCGACGCCTCCACCTACGGCGGCCGGCAGGCCACGTCCACCGCCGAGACCTACCTCGAGGGGCAGCAGGTCACCCTCCGCACCGAGCCCGGCGTCGAGAAGGACCGCAACGGCCGGCTGCTGCGCTACGTCGACACGAGCGCCGGCGACTACGGCACCCTCGCCGTCACCTACGACCACACGCAGGCCGACGGCGCCAGCAAGGCCGACCCGACCTACCTGGACGAACTGCGCTCCGCCGACCCGAACGGCCGGACCTGCTCCGCACCGGAGACGTCGAGCCCGTCGTCCTCGTCCGATGACGACGACCACGTCTACGTCCCCCTGCCCCGCCGGGGCGACAACGGCCTTCCCGACGGCGCCCTCACCGGCGGGTACTGCGCGAAGAAGTGGTGGTGCTGA
- a CDS encoding phosphatidylglycerol lysyltransferase domain-containing protein, which yields MTSTRVVDPEEGADDELRRERRRRARIARIVVWSARIVGLLSIVSIFAPAARRRLEPAAWFGLPVEASLVGTVVLATAGVGLMLLATGLRRRKRRAWQLAVVLCVVIVASHALGRHPIPPLVVAVILLLGLLWARREFDAAPDPVGRLVALRVVLQLVLAGFVIVSAMLLFVRSSFLVGRPSVGEKLLHALLSLIGVEGPVEFRFEWYDDLTSAVGLTFGIGALVLGGYFLLRSSEPRPELTPDEVDGIRGLLEKHGKADSLGYFALRRDKSVVFSESGKAAVAYRVVAGVALASGDPLGDVEAWPGAIEAFVAVCRGHGWVPAVLGCSETGARVWSREAGLDALELGDEAVVDVATFSLQGRSMRTVRQAVSRIKRAGYETTVRRLRDVPPEELGQLAACVERWRGGPDERGFSMALSRVADAAADPEAVVVVAVHEGAPRGLLQFVPWGTEGLSLDLMIRDPAVTENGLNELLITDLLAACRGLGVDRVSLNFAVFRSALERGERIGAGPVARLWARLLRIASRWWQIETLYRFNARFGPTWVPRFLVFDAVRDLPRIAVAAFEAEGYGGRPPAMLRILRR from the coding sequence GTGACGAGCACTCGGGTCGTGGACCCCGAGGAGGGGGCCGACGACGAGCTCCGCCGCGAACGGCGGCGTCGGGCCCGGATCGCCCGGATCGTGGTGTGGTCCGCCCGGATCGTCGGCCTGCTGTCCATCGTCTCGATCTTCGCCCCGGCCGCCCGGCGCCGCCTGGAGCCCGCCGCGTGGTTCGGGCTCCCGGTCGAGGCGTCGCTGGTGGGCACCGTCGTCCTCGCGACGGCGGGGGTGGGCCTCATGCTGCTGGCCACGGGGCTGCGGCGGCGGAAACGGCGGGCCTGGCAGCTCGCCGTCGTGCTGTGCGTGGTGATCGTCGCGTCGCACGCGCTCGGACGGCACCCGATCCCGCCGCTGGTCGTCGCCGTGATCCTGCTGCTCGGGCTGCTGTGGGCCCGCCGCGAGTTCGACGCGGCGCCCGACCCGGTGGGCCGGCTGGTCGCCCTGCGCGTCGTCCTGCAGCTGGTGCTCGCCGGGTTCGTGATCGTCAGCGCGATGCTGCTGTTCGTCCGTTCCAGCTTCCTCGTGGGCCGACCGTCGGTGGGGGAGAAGCTGCTGCACGCGCTGCTCTCGCTGATCGGGGTCGAGGGTCCGGTCGAGTTCCGGTTCGAGTGGTACGACGACCTGACCTCCGCCGTCGGCCTGACCTTCGGCATCGGCGCGCTGGTCCTCGGCGGCTACTTCCTGCTGCGCTCGTCCGAGCCGCGCCCCGAACTCACCCCCGACGAGGTCGACGGCATCCGCGGGCTGCTCGAGAAGCACGGCAAGGCCGACTCGCTGGGCTACTTCGCGCTGCGGCGGGACAAGTCGGTGGTGTTCTCCGAGTCCGGGAAGGCCGCCGTGGCCTACCGCGTGGTCGCCGGGGTGGCGCTCGCCTCGGGGGACCCCTTGGGCGACGTCGAGGCGTGGCCGGGCGCCATCGAGGCGTTCGTCGCGGTGTGCCGGGGGCACGGCTGGGTCCCCGCCGTGCTCGGGTGCTCGGAGACCGGCGCGCGGGTCTGGTCGCGCGAGGCCGGACTGGACGCGCTGGAACTCGGGGACGAGGCCGTCGTCGACGTCGCGACCTTCTCGCTGCAGGGCCGCTCGATGCGGACCGTGCGGCAGGCCGTCTCGCGGATCAAGCGGGCCGGCTACGAGACGACGGTGCGGCGGCTGCGGGACGTGCCGCCCGAGGAGCTCGGTCAGCTCGCGGCCTGTGTGGAGCGGTGGCGTGGCGGCCCCGACGAGCGCGGCTTCTCCATGGCGCTCTCCCGCGTGGCCGACGCCGCTGCCGACCCGGAGGCCGTCGTCGTCGTGGCGGTGCACGAGGGTGCGCCACGCGGGCTGCTGCAGTTCGTCCCGTGGGGCACGGAGGGGCTGTCGCTGGACCTGATGATCCGCGACCCCGCCGTCACCGAGAACGGCCTCAACGAGCTGCTCATCACCGACCTGCTGGCCGCCTGCCGGGGGCTCGGGGTCGACCGGGTGTCGCTGAACTTCGCGGTCTTCCGCTCGGCCCTGGAGCGGGGGGAGCGGATCGGCGCCGGCCCCGTCGCACGGCTCTGGGCCCGGCTCCTGCGGATCGCCTCGCGGTGGTGGCAGATCGAGACGCTCTACCGCTTCAACGCCCGCTTCGGCCCGACCTGGGTGCCGCGGTTCCTGGTATTCGACGCGGTGCGCGACCTGCCGCGGATCGCCGTGGCCGCCTTCGAGGCGGAGGGCTACGGCGGCAGGCCGCCCGCGATGTTGCGCATTCTGCGCAGGTGA
- a CDS encoding helix-turn-helix domain-containing protein — MQRVLLTVEEVAEALQVGRCTVYDLLRSGQLESIKIGRLRRVRPEALAAFTERMAQEQSA; from the coding sequence ATGCAACGAGTACTGCTGACGGTCGAGGAGGTCGCCGAGGCGCTCCAGGTTGGCCGCTGCACGGTGTACGACCTCCTCCGCAGCGGCCAACTGGAGTCGATCAAGATCGGCCGACTCCGCCGGGTCCGCCCGGAAGCACTCGCCGCGTTCACCGAGCGGATGGCGCAGGAGCAGAGCGCGTGA